A stretch of Limanda limanda chromosome 7, fLimLim1.1, whole genome shotgun sequence DNA encodes these proteins:
- the LOC133005539 gene encoding teashirt homolog 2 — translation MPRRKQEAPKRAAVYMPDEDAALQDATAEEDGENDTQTEEECSEKTSPKVSEDRELDNKSTNTYSNQNSPISVLSNQEAELESRLSDTSDRLSDFKTSSPPESQREVESRGSKHKEENGNSLEKMRAAYANFLSDSYWTGIGMDLKTPKNTSKANCDSTNGSTKSEFDWHQDALSKTLQHTLTPKPMSKPNLFSSVHLYRQTTKPCGSVFTGASRFRCKDCSAAYDTVVELTVHMNKSGHYQDNNHGKQSNSSASSSKSRKRNLHDMEGKEDAQKVLKCMFCGHSFDSLQDLSVHMIKTKHYQKVPLKEPIPVITHKLLPPAKKRAFDSVRPCSPDSTTGLSGYTEAQRAATIANAHNNRYGYQNGASYTWQFETCKSQILKCMECGSSHDTLQQLTTHMMVTGHFIKVTNSASKKGKQLALDPLAIEKIQGLAEPAACDNEGEKVSPKTASPGASERDSQGEGTSDKMEDTEVKDEKQEGEDQKANDGAFKYPYLREEDLEQESSGGGGDILKSLANTVASAINKAQTGTPSWSAYPSIHAAYQLSGIIKSSPLSVSPPTQLKQTFNHKLRPIAPKGKSYHGAVGVEAPQGQHENVDIKKEKVGISDGKESQNIKFDLAENDDSDCQDDSSSSSKLDADCGNEESEAIKGKFSPDFSDRGKTPSPSASNGRSAASEPLGDSPDLLGINPLSALQSVLNNHLGKANKPRNSRLDKLSAHTKSLFADIDWINRFSEKPASMLRSPIRNRPDNSFLSVGDDQPIDLTKSKLSVPSSPLLQPSAPMPQKYALSDIADMVKVLPKATTPKPSVPSRIPTMKLEPDARRFEDLSSDVYSIHKRKGRQSNWNPRHLLILQAQFASSLFQTSEGKYLLSDLGPQERMHISKFTGLSMTTISHWLANVKYQLRKTGGTKFLKNMDTGHPIFYCNDCASQFRSPGGFISHLESHLGFLLKDMCKMPVEHQTKVDEPELSKVLGVRATEAQVTDEDVESKFKCKLCCRTFASNHAVKLHLSKTHSKSPDNHSQYVEMDRD, via the coding sequence TGTACATGCCTGATGAAGACGCAGCTCTCCAAGATGCCACGGCCGAGGAAGACGGAGAGAACGACACTCAAACCGAGGAGGAGTGCTCGGAGAAGACCAGCCCCAAAGTGTCTGAGGACAGAGAGCTCGACAACAAGAGCACGAACACGTACAGCAACCAGAACTCTCCCATTAGTGTCCTTTCCAATCAGGAGGCAGAGCTGGAGTCGCGCCTCAGCGACACCAGCGACAGACTCTCAGACTTCAAAACCTCCTCGCCACCGGAGAGCCAGAGGGAAGTCGAGAGCCGCGGCTCCAAACACAAGGAGGAGAACGGCAACAGCTTGGAGAAAATGAGGGCGGCCTATGCAAACTTTCTCTCCGACTCCTACTGGACGGGGATCGGGATGGACTTGAAAACGCCCAAAAACACCAGCAAAGCCAACTGCGACAGCACCAACGGCAGCACCAAGAGCGAGTTCGACTGGCACCAGGACGCGCTCTCCAAGAccctgcagcacacactcacGCCAAAGCCCATGTCCAAACCCAACCTCTTCAGCTCCGTCCACCTGTACAGGCAAACCACCAAACCCTGCGGCTCGGTGTTCACGGGCGCCAGCCGCTTCCGCTGTAAGGATTGTAGCGCGGCCTACGACACGGTGGTGGAGCTGACGGTCCACATGAACAAGAGCGGACACTACCAGGACAACAACCACGGCAAACAGAGCAATTCTTCGGCCTCGTCTTCGAAATCGAGGAAACGAAATCTGCATGATATGGAAGGGAAGGAGGACGCACAGAAGGTTCTGAAGTGCATGTTCTGTGGCCACTCGTTCGACTCCCTCCAGGACTTGAGCGTCCACAtgattaaaactaaacattatcAAAAAGTGCCTTTGAAAGAGCCGATCCCAGTCATCACACATAAATTGTTGCCACCAGCAAAGAAACGGGCCTTCGACTCGGTGAGACCTTGCTCCCCTGACTCCACCACCGGTTTGTCCGGCTACACCGAGGCGCAGCGGGCCGCCACCATCGCCAACGCCCACAACAACCGCTACGGCTATCAGAACGGAGCCAGTTACACTTGGCAGTTTGAAACGTGCAAGTCTCAGATTCTCAAGTGCATGGAGTGCGGCAGCTCTCACGACACCCTGCAGCAGCTCACCACGCACATGATGGTCACCGGACACTTCATCAAAGTCACAAATTCAGCCTCTAAAAAGGGCAAACAGTTAGCGCTCGACCCCCTGGCCATAGAGAAGATCCAGGGCCTGGCCGAGCCGGCTGCTTGTGACAACGAGGGAGAGAAGGTGTCCCCGAAAACCGCCTCCCCCGGGGCGAGCGAGAGGGATAGCCAGGGGGAAGGAACATCAGACAAAATGGAGGACACCGAAGTTAAAGATGAAAAGCAAGAGGGCGAGGATCAAAAGGCGAACGACGGGGCTTTTAAGTACCCGTATCTCCGGGAGGAAGATCTCGAACAGGAGtcgagcggaggaggaggagacattcTTAAATCTTTAGCCAACACAGTGGCCTCTGCCATCAATAAAGCTCAAACAGGGACGCCGAGCTGGAGCGCCTACCCGAGCATTCACGCCGCCTATCAGCTCTCTGGCATCATCAAAAGCtcccctctctccgtctccccccCGACTCAGCTAAAGCAGACATTTAACCACAAGCTGAGGCCGATCGCCCCAAAGGGGAAGTCGTACCACGGTGCTGTGGGAGTTGAGGCTCCCCAGGGACAGCATGAAAACGTGGacatcaaaaaagaaaaggttggCATTAGCGACGGCAAAGAAAGTCAGAATATCAAGTTTGATCTGGCGGAGAATGATGACAGCGATTGTCAGGAtgattcctcttcctcttcaaagCTCGATGCCGACTGTGGGAACGAAGAGAGTGAAGCGATCAAAGGGAAGTTCAGCCCGGATTTCTCTGACAGAGGCAAGACACCGAGTCCGTCTGCCAGCAATGGACGCAGCGCTGCTTCAGAGCCGCTCGGTGACTCTCCGGATCTACTCGGCATCAACCCCCTCAGTGCGCTGCAGTCCGTTCTGAACAATCACCTGGGCAAAGCAAACAAGCCCAGGAACTCCAGATTAGATAAACTCTCTGCTCACACTAAGTCTCTTTTTGCCGACATCGACTGGATTAACCGATTCAGCGAGAAACCGGCCTCAATGCTCAGAAGTCCGATAAGAAATAGACCCGATAACAGTTTTCTCTCCGTCGGTGACGACCAACCGATCGACCTGACGAAATCTAAACTCAGCGTGCCGAGCTCGCCGCTGCTACAGCCCTCCGCCCCGATGCCGCAGAAATATGCTTTGTCTGACATAGCCGACATGGTGAAAGTTCTTCCAAAAGCCACGACGCCAAAACCCTCCGTCCCCTCGAGGATCCCGACCATGAAGCTGGAGCCGGACGCCAGGCGCTTTGAGGACCTCTCCTCCGACGTGTACTCCATCCACAAGCGTAAAGGCAGACAGTCGAACTGGAACCCTCGCCACCTCCTCATCCTGCAGGCCCAGTTCGCCTCCAGCCTCTTCCAGACCTCCGAAGGGAAGTACCTGCTCTCGGACCTCGGCCCTCAGGAGCGGATGCACATCTCCAAGTTCACCGGGTTGTCCATGACCACGATAAGCCACTGGTTAGCGAATGTCAAATACCAACTGCGCAAAACCGGAGGGACCAAGTTCCTGAAGAACATGGACACGGGCCACCCCATCTTCTACTGCAATGACTGCGCCTCCCAGTTCAGGTCGCCGGGCGGGTTCATCTCCCACCTGGAGTCGCATCTCGGGTTCCTACTCAAAGACATGTGCAAAATGCCCGTGGAGCACCAGACGAAGGTGGACGAGCCTGAACTGTCGAAGGTCCTCGGGGTCCGAGCCACGGAGGCTCAGGTCACGGACGAGGACGTCGAGTCAAAGTTCAAGTGTAAGCTCTGCTGTCGGACATTCGCGAGCAATCACGCCGTCAAACTCCACTTGAGCAAAACTCACAGCAAATCCCCCGACAACCATTCACAATATGTGGAAATGGACCGGGACTAG